A genomic window from Solanum dulcamara chromosome 11, daSolDulc1.2, whole genome shotgun sequence includes:
- the LOC129872334 gene encoding probable NEDD8-conjugating enzyme Ubc12-like, translating into MIRLFKVKEKQREDTENGNARGPCNKQTAGELRLRKDITELNLPRSCTISFPDGKDKLMSFEIKIQPDGGYYAGGNFLFSFQVPSIYPHEPPKVKCKTKVYHPNIDLEGNVCLNVLREDWKPVLNINTIIYGLYLLFTEPNHEDPLNLEAAAVLRDNPELFQSNVKRAMQGGTVVNISFTRCV; encoded by the exons ATGATCAGATTGTTCAAAGTAAAAGAGAAGCAAAGAGAGGATACTGAGAATGGCAATGCGAGGGGCCCTTGTAACAAGCAGACTGCTGGGGAACTGCGTCTACGCAAAG ACATTACCGAGCTGAACCTGCCCCGTTCTTGTACAATATCATTTCCAGATGGAAAGGATAAGTTGATGAGCTTTGAGATTAAAATTCAGCCAGATGGTGGATACTATGC TGGAGGAAACTTTTTGTTCTCTTTCCAGGTTCCATCAATCTATCCACATGAACCACCAAAAGTCAAGTGCAAGACCAAG GTATATCATCCTAATATCGATTTGGAGGGTAATGTATGCCTCAACGTActtagagaagattggaaaccTGTTCTCAACATTAACACAATTATCTATGGATTGTATCTTCTTTTCACG GAACCAAACCATGAAGATCCCCTTAATCTCGAGGCTGCAGCTGTGTTGAGAGATAATCCTGAGTTGTTTCAATCAAACGTGAAAAGGGCTATGCAAGGTGGAACTGTGGTCAATATAAGCTTCACGCGATGCGTGTAG
- the LOC129874539 gene encoding aminopeptidase P1-like has product MADTLAALRSLMSSHSPPLHALIVPSEDYHQSEYVSARDKRRAFVSGFTGTAGLALITLDEALLWTDGRYFLQATQQLSDQWKLMRMGEDPPVDIWMVDNLPKDAAIGVDTWCVSVDTAQKWECAFAKKQQKLVQTTRNLVDEVWKNRPPAQANPVIVHLLQFAGQSVADKLKELRKELVLGKACAMIITALDEVAWLYNVRGSDVSYCPVVHAFAIVTIDSAFLYVDKQKLSPEANSYMEENGIIVRDYTDVSSDVVLLASNQLTSCSSTKRSKGNPKIDVTNATNIGIGASHAVDFVNDLIWVDPRSCCFALYSKLSADKVLFQQSPLSLAKALKNPVEIEGLKKAHFRDGAAVVQYLVWLDKQMQEIYGASGYFMEAESTKQKKQLGTKRLTEVSVSAKLEEFRASKEHFRGLSFPTTSSVGSNAAIIHYKPEAETCAELDPDCIYLFDSGAQYLDGTTDITRTVHFGRPTPHEKSSYTAVLKGHISLGNARFPNGTNGHALDVLARIPLWKYGLDYRHGTGHGIGSYLDVHEGPHHISFRPSARDVPLQISMAVTDEPGYYEDGNFGIRIENVLIVKEGNTKFNFGDKGYLSFEHITWAPYQRKLIDVSLLVPEEIEWLNEYHMKCRQILTPYLNTSEMEWLKKATEPIAV; this is encoded by the exons ATGGCGGACACACTCGCTGCTCTTAGGTCTTTAATGTCCTCTCACTCTCCTCCTCTTCACGCTTTGATTGTTCCTTCCGAAGATTATCATCAG AGCGAATATGTATCGGCACGGGACAAAAGGCGCGCATTTGTTTCTGGATTCACCGGAACTGCtg GTTTGGCTCTTATAACATTGGATGAAGCACTTTTGTGGACCGATGGGCGGTACTTCTTACAGGCAACTCAGCAGCTTAGTGACCAGTGGAAGCTCATGCGTATGGGAGAAGACCCTCCCGTTGATATCTGGATGGTCGAT AATCTACCAAAGGATGCAGCCATCGGTGTTGATACATGGTGTGTATCAGTAGATACTGCACAGAAATGGGAGTGTGCTTTTGCTAAGAAACAACAAAAGTTGGTACAAACGACTAGGAACTTGGTTGATGAAGTTTGGAAAAATCGGCCACCTGCCCAAGCAAATCCTGTAATTGTGCATCTGTTGCAATTTGCTGGTCAGTCTGTTGCAGATAAGTTGAAAGAATTGAGGAAAGAGCTTGTACTGGGAAAAGCTTGTGCTATGATTATAACAGCACTTGATGAA GTTGCATGGCTATATAATGTCCGTGGCAGTGATGTATCTTATTGCCCAGTTGTTCATGCATTTGCGATTGTGACTATAGACTCAGCCTTCTTGTATGTGGATAAGCAAAAATTGTCTCCTGAG GCAAACTCTTACATGGAAGAAAATGGAATTATAGTGCGGGATTATACTGATGTTAGCTCAGACGTGGTCCTCCTTGCATCTAATCAACTCACTTCTTGCTCCTCAACTAAGAGATCTAAAGGGAACCCAAAGATTGATGTTACAAATGCCACTAATATAGGAATTGGTGCTAGTCATGCTGTTGATTTTGTAAATGACCTCATTTGGGTTGATCCTCGATCATGCTGCTTTGCTTTGTATTCAAAACTGAGTGCTGATAAAGTTCTCTTTCAGCAATCACCTTTGTCCCTTGCAAAAGCTCTGAAG AACCCTGTTGAGATAGAAGGATTGAAGAAGGCCCATTTTCGGGATGGGGCAGCTGTTGTGCAATATCTTGTCTGGCTTGATAAGCAG ATGCAGGAAATTTATGGGGCATCTGGTTATTTCATGGAGGCTGAAAGTACCAAACAGAAGAAACAACT GGGGACTAAAAGATTGACAGAAGTCTCTGTGAGTGCTAAACTGGAGGAGTTCCGTGCATCAAAGGAG CATTTTAGAGGATTAAGTTTCCCAACTACCTCTTCTGTTGGCTCAAATGCGGCTATTATCCACTATAAACCCGAGGCAGAAACATGTGCTGAACTCGATCCAGATTGCATTTACCTATTCGATTCTGGAGCACAG TATCTGGATGGAACAACTGATATTACACGGACTGTTCATTTTGGAAGACCTACTCCACATGAGAAATCTAGTTACACGGCG GTTCTTAAAGGACATATATCTTTGGGAAATGCCAGATTTCCTAATGGAACCAATG GGCATGCTCTTGACGTTCTTGCTCGAATTCCTTTGTGGAAATATGGTCTTGACTATAGGCATGGTACTGGACACGGGATCGGGTCTTACTTAGATGTACATGAAG GGCCTCATCATATTAGTTTCAGACCATCTGCACGGGATGTGCCGCTACAAATTTCAATGGCTGTAACAGATG AACCTGGTTATTATGAAGACGGGAATTTTGGTATAAGAATAGAGAATGTTCTTATTGTCAAGGAGGGCAATACGAAGTTCAACTTTGGCGACAAGGGCTACTTATCCTTTGAGcatataacttgg GCACCATACCAGAGGAAACTAATTGACGTGAGCCTTCTGGTGCCTGAAGAGATTGAATGGTTGAATGAATACCATATGAAATGTAGGCAAATTCTTACTCCTTACCTGAATACATCTGAGATGGAATGGCTGAAGAAGGCTACTGAACCCATTGCAGTTTGA
- the LOC129873398 gene encoding geranylgeranyl pyrophosphate synthase, chloroplastic-like, giving the protein MSLSTTITTWGHTHYALCDVVNNGRSRFCSPGFMPHLKMKFSTNPPSLSVSAVLTKKQTDAESKSKKQAMDFKEYVLEKAISVNKALESAVSLKEPVKIHESMRYSLLAGGKRIRPMLCIAACELVGGVESTAMPAACAVEMIHTMSLIHDDLPCMDNDDLRRGKPTNHKIYGEDVAVLSGDALLALAFEHIATQTKGVPSDRIVKVIGELAKCIGAEGLVAGQVVDIISEGISDVDLKHLEFIHLHKTAALLEGSVVLGAILGGAADEDVEKLRKFARCIGLLFQVVDDILDVTKSSQQLGKTAGKDLVADKVTYPKLIGIEKSREFAEELNKDAKAQLVGFDQEKAAPLFALANYIAYREN; this is encoded by the coding sequence ATGAGTCTTTCAACAACAATTACGACTTGGGGTCACACCCATTATGCCCTTTGTGACGTTGTAAATAACGGCAGATCCAGATTTTGCTCTCCTGGATTCATGCCTCATCTGAAGATGAAATTCTCCACTAACCCTCCTTCTCTTTCTGTCTCAGCTGTTCTTACCAAGAAGCAAACAGATGCGGAAAGCAAGAGCAAGAAACAAGCAATGGACTTCAAAGAATACGTTCTTGAAAAGGCTATTTCTGTGAACAAGGCTTTGGAATCTGCAGTCTCTTTGAAGGAGCCGGTCAAGATTCATGAGTCCATGAGGTACTCTCTTCTTGCTGGTGGGAAAAGAATCCGACCCATGTTGTGTATAGCTGCTTGTGAGCTTGTTGGTGGGGTTGAGTCCACAGCCATGCCAGCAGCTTGTGCTGTTGAGATGATTCACACCATGTCTTTGATTCATGATGACCTTCCTTGTATGGATAATGATGATCTTAGAAGAGGGAAGCCAACAAATCACAAGATTTATGGTGAGGATGTGGCTGTTTTATCAGGGGATGCACTTCTTGCATTAGCCTTTGAGCACATTGCTACTCAAACAAAAGGGGTTCCTTCTGATAGAATTGTGAAGGTGATTGGTGAGTTGGCTAAGTGTATTGGTGCAGAGGGACTTGTAGCTGGTCAGGTTGTAGATATAATTTCAGAGGGAATTTCTGATGTTGATTTAAAGCATTTAGAGTTCATTCATTTGCACAAGACTGCAGCTTTGTTAGAAGGGTCAGTGGTGCTAGGGGCTATCTTAGGAGGGGCAGCAGATGAAGATGTGGAGAAGTTAAGGAAGTTTGCAAGATGTATTGGGTTGTTATTTCAAGTTGTGGATGATATTCTTGATGTCACAAAGTCTTCTCAGCAATTGGGGAAAACAGCTGGGAAGGACTTGGTTGCTGATAAGGTAACTTATCCCAAACTGATAGGTATTGAGAAGTCTAGGGAGTTTGCTGAGGAGTTAAACAAAGATGCAAAAGCTCAGCTTGTTGGATTTGATCAGGAGAAAGCAGCTCCACTGTTTGCTCTTGCAAATTATATTGCTTATAGAGAGAATTAA
- the LOC129872333 gene encoding uncharacterized protein LOC129872333, whose translation MGLSARASRLHSSVFPPKSLLPRHLSTMRTRTIFGISISLIIINMAAIMERADENLLPAVYKEVSEAFTAGPSDLGFLTFIRNFVQGIASPLAGILVLNYDRPTVLAIGILFWALSTGAVGASKYFLQVGFWRAVNGFGLAIVIPALQSFIADSYKDEVRGAGFGFLNLIGTVGGIGGGAIATVMAGHEFWGIPGWRFAFVVMATLSTFIGFLVFSFVVDPRKKTSGQRDISKHSDRDELIEKGHSNINSVSIWMESWTAMKTVIKLQTFQFIVLQGLVGSLPWTAFVFFTLWFELIGFDHNSSAALVSLFAAGCALGSFFGGVVADQMSRIYPHSGRIMCAQFSSFMGIPFSWFLLRIIPPSVSSYSTFAVTLFIMGLTISWCATATNGPMFAEVVPSKHRTMIYAFDRAFEGSFSSFAAPIVGILAEKMYGYDAKSVDPVLGSAREALALSKGLFSMMAVPFGLCCLFYTPLYWTFKQDRENARLVAAKETEMI comes from the exons ATGGGATTAAGCGCTAGAGCTTCCAGATTACATTCTTCTGTTTTTCCACCAAAATCTTTGCTCCCCAGGCACCTTTCCACCATGAG AACAAGGACAATTTTTGGTATCTCTATTTCCCTAATCATCATCAACATGGCCGCTATAATGGAGCGCGCTGATGAGAATCTCCTTCCAGCTGTTTATAAAGAAGTCAGTGAAGCTTTTACAGCAGGACCATCTGATCTTGGGTTTCTTACATTCATAAGGAACTTTGTGCAGGGAATTGCTTCACCACTGGCAGGtattttagttttaaattatgaCCGTCCCACGGTTCTTGCAATTGGTATCCTCTTCTGGGCCCTATCAACCGGTGCAGTGGGTGCGAGCAAGTATTTTCTGCAGGTTGGCTTCTGGAGAGCAGTAAATGGCTTCGGTCTGGCAATTGTGATACCTGCTTTGCAGTCCTTCATAGCTGATAGCTATAAGGATGAAGTCAGAGGGGCGGGATTTGGGTTTCTTAATCTAATTGGTACTGTGGGTGGGATAGGAGGCGGTGCTATAGCTACAGTTATGGCTGGTCATGAATTCTGGGGCATACCAGGATGGCGCTTTGCCTTCGTCGTGATGGCAACTTTGAGTACTTTTATAGGATTTCTGGTCTTCTCTTTTGTTGTTGACCCAAGGAAAAAAACCAGTGGCCAGCGTGATATTTCAAAACACTCAGACAG GGATGAATTGATAGAGAAAGGACACTCAAATATCAATTCAGTGTCAATTTGGATGGAGTCCTGGACAGCCATGAAAACTGTCATCAAACTCCAAACGTTTCAGTTCATTGTTTTGCAGGGTCTAGTTGGATCCCTACCTTGGACAGCCTTTGTTTTCTTTACATTATGGTTTGAATTAATCG GTTTTGATCATAATAGTTCAGCAGCACTTGTCAGTCTATTTGCTGCTGGATGCGCTTTAGGTTCCTTTTTCGGTGGAGTAGTTGCAGACCAAATGTCTCGAATATACCCTCATTCAGGACGCATCATGTGTGCTCAATTTAGTTCTTTTATGGGCATCCCATTCTCATGGTTCCTTCTTCGAATTATCCCCCCGTCCGTAAGCAGCTATTCCACATTTGCTGTGACTTTATTCATAATGGGGCTCACAATCAGCTGGTGTGCTACGGCTACAAACGGTCCCATGTTTGCAGAAGTGGTGCCTTCAAAGCACCGCACCATGATTTATGCTTTTGATCGGGCATTTGAGggttcattttcttcttttgctgCTCCAATTGTAGGGATTCTCGCTGAGAAAATGTATGGCTATGATGCCAAGTCTGTTGATCCAGTATTAGGGTCTGCAAGAGAGGCTTTAGCACTGTCAAAAGGCCTCTTTTCAATGATGGCCGTGCCTTTTGGTTTATGTTGCTTGTTTTACACTCCTTTGTATTGGACATTCAAGCAGGACCGTGAGAATGCAAGACTTGTTGCTGCAAAAGAAACAGAGATGATATGA
- the LOC129873397 gene encoding geranylgeranyl pyrophosphate synthase 7, chloroplastic-like — protein MSMLKGVIRSLAKLSTRDTPDKFRSAGTKLLLSSEETTEVIFLPKGRTFCNSTDLSKNEAEVIKHENKCREAGKTRSNFDFKSYMLQKIKSVNQALDAAVPIREPIKFHEAMRYSLLSEGKRFCPVLCIAACELVGGQESTAMPAACGMEMIHAMCMMHDDLPCMDSDDLRRGKLSHHKVYGENVTVLAGYSLVALAFQYMTTATKGVHPKTMVRAVGELARLIGPEGAAAGQVLDLLCGGKSDTGLDELEYIHRHKTADFAEAAAVVGAMLGGASEEEINRLGKFSKCLGLLFQVVDDILDVTKSSEQLGKTAGKDLLANKLTYPKMIGIDKSKEYAQKLNKEAKEQLVGFDLEKVAPLLAMADFVLNRQK, from the coding sequence ATGTCTATGCTAAAAGGAGTAATCCGCAGTCTTGCAAAACTGAGTACAAGAGATACTCCAGATAAATTCAGATCTGCAGGAACAAAGTTGCTTCTTTCTTCAGAGGAAACAACAGAGGTtatattcctcccaaaaggaagAACCTTTTGTAATAGCACAGATCTTTCCAAGAATGAAGCTGAAGTTATCAAACATGAAAACAAATGCAGAGAAGCTGGAAAGACAAGAAGTAACTTTGATTTCAAAAGTTATATGCTTCAAAAGATCAAATCTGTCAATCAAGCCTTAGATGCTGCTGTCCCAATCAGAGAGCCTATCAAGTTCCATGAAGCAATGAGATACTCGCTCCTTTCTGAAGGCAAGCGGTTTTGCCCTGTACTCTGCATTGCCGCCTGTGAGCTTGTTGGTGGCCAAGAATCAACAGCAATGCCTGCTGCTTGTGGAATGGAGATGATACATGCTATGTGTATGATGCACGACGACCTTCCCTGCATGGACAGCGATGATCTCCGTCGAGGAAAGCTGTCACATCACAAGGTTTATGGCGAAAATGTCACTGTTCTAGCTGGTTATTCCCTTGTTGCCTTAGCATTTCAGTATATGACAACAGCCACTAAAGGGGTACACCCAAAAACAATGGTTCGTGCTGTTGGAGAACTAGCAAGATTGATAGGACCAGAGGGGGCAGCGGCTGGCCAGGTGCTTGACTTGCTATGTGGAGGTAAATCTGATACTGGATTAGATGAGCTCGAGTATATTCATCGTCACAAGACTGCAGACTTTGCAGAGGCTGCGGCTGTTGTAGGAGCAATGCTTGGTGGTGCATCCGAGGAGGAGATTAATAGACTTGGGAAATTCTCCAAATGTCTTGGACTGCTGTTTCAGGTTGTGGATGACATTCTTGATGTGACTAAATCCTCTGAGCAATTAGGAAAGACAGCGGGGAAGGATTTGTTGGCTAACAAATTGACTTACCCAAAGATGATTGGCATTGACAAGTCCAAAGAATATGCTCAAAAACTTAATAAGGAGGCCAAGGAGCAGCTTGTTGGTTTTGATCTAGAAAAGGTAGCTCCACTACTTGCTATGGCAGATTTCGTTCTTAATCGGCAAAAATGA